A window of Pectinophora gossypiella chromosome 12, ilPecGoss1.1, whole genome shotgun sequence contains these coding sequences:
- the LOC126371579 gene encoding PHD and RING finger domain-containing protein 1, producing the protein MSEEGSDGSPPRPVRRKIHSVVLMSSSESESDESIVAVSTRRKRMRVISDDGASSSGSSVVLGGSRRRTLPALRDSDTDSDTSGWATDHSDAAKPTVAPLPLKPSSGFASDSSEGNSDKCSICLLRFKEQEVGTPQNCEHIFCLDCITEWSKNVNTCPVDRITFNSIVVRVCAGGRVLRTEPVVVQRRPSVEMMVVEDPTACEICGDTDSEETMLLCDRCDLGYHMDCLSPPLTQVPLDHWLCPRCHSIHDTFTDLPLEELEDLFNDVADMELPQGPRPVPLREVPRNVRRSARNQVAEPSSSSAHRLSSNSDIGPSTSQGSRATTISRSGSNRTNTRKRTTGTHRRKYKRRRTKTVIIEYEVEENGKFPVRKTVRRKLKKRKSRKRQPAPRTAARRSHVRGCVRARLAALAPAAAPVPLAGRRQRAGVPALSLFGDAHRLDYFSEEEQDASEGAAVAVARRPTPSILSTYRQARRKMISIPSPPHASAAPDILSGILESQTLLHSKRSIVSISVDGQVDIKLEKRPPKVPGARKEGGDGGGPRADPLRAAGGPAGARQVPAHGGRGGGWGGGYRGRVPPAAPQQHYAPAPRAPPAPRPGAGDDYSRHGPLHYSPLDDAPYDRSRRPPENGRGQNFPNRRPDRNRYGNGPPDQNRYGNAPPEMNRFGDVPPDQNRFGNGPPEHNRYGNGPPEQNRFGNGPPEQNRFGNGPPEQNRFGNGPPEQNRFGNGPPEQNRFGNGPPQQNRFGAEQNRGPQSWRAYGTPEPRRSEPLTSPAPGPARHSFGFENPLDMRTAPPAAPPPSTQASAPVTREYAPLPRPPMPPMFKYDRPDLDNTEDEENDNSALVIDTDKYDPMDPTNDDDSPDEAAAPAAGVTPAVDAAPATTAPAPLGAGGLAASSAAAPALLGAGGLAAGVLQSAVRQVLAEHAAAAAAALSDTDDDGDCPNFAIYSATSVHIASDAAGPAPPAPAAPSPGDEELVQREDTPPPTPHRPAAPRPREDEYNEKVSKRCPITTNTRNPIKIKLNTPSLIKRQVSLYDEEDALVDETGEEAEEVAEKTESPDRVKSPPADLTPEQSAAAPAEETVVPDSTEDTEDKDADDDDDKVETDRDATPELEDEPATPEMEGDATPARDERPAPAAEAGGGGAGDSDARDDDEPPSGDDRSDHEPELALSSKDDKAECVDDAIEKMTESISETEDERSYTPCLDENKSKDTSLETEKEKGIEGLDTEMISEEEGNDMFSDEEQRPPSASASAPPRRADDDSKRKKKKDSKKEGKDKKGKNKKGDVAFKKLSKNGKERNYRDKDKKKERRDSADAAERKLRRKEKRKDLERYDVRTVVTEKRKRVKDAFGRDVSPRRSASEPGSASPRSASPRRRRRSPADRARRSVSPRRKSLSPRRRSITPRRKSITPRRKSISPRRTSVSPRRKSISPRRKSISPRRKSLSPRRKSPSPRRRSASRGRKPSPARRRRSASRGRKRRRSPSRSPKPAKPKKKKRARSERPSPRRRSPPRKAPKRRRARRSRSASAAAPAAWSPAQLSAPPSPRTPPPAPPAPRHHRRDPERRHRRGKSSGPSKEVFTSGDNILVSVSFKDQERDRDAGEKRKRREAKRDKRRKRRRPTAAAAEVETAKPVAIIDLERSPFREITPSPKNVIVLSDSDHGEAEGARAAAAAAAPEAPEHHVGPKTPPEPAAPPVKFSLPAKPAPAARAANPLRDDERPDEARGPSTPPDSPDAYDPFEPTRSASASPAPAAAPASPPRPHITLEGAQKTNMSADDVIDRRPISPIEKVMALLQSTRDVSPEPPPGDPGAAPPEPAPAPAPAPAPASAPAPAPAPAPPPPAAPPRIVLPSPTRSQPPKLFLAKPSPIKSNPVKPMQATKISRLPLPTARRDLDGDDSPYSPGSSDFGDLFEPPGSAPTGKSGKRDTFDSLFDKPPKGRKNKSSAAKVPVKLNRKKGNKTQVGVKIDEDNLKILDDLPSSAVEMQVKSKFLKKLNRQERVVEEVKLVLKPHYNKKHVTKDEYKDILRRCVPKICHNKSGEINPAKIQALVEAYVKKIRKKHKLGLA; encoded by the exons ATGAGCGAAGAAGGAAGCGATGGGTCGCCACCGCGACCCGTGAGACGTAAAATCCATTCAGTGGTACTGATGTCGTCTTCAGAGTCCGAGAGCGACGAGAGCATCGTCGCAGTGTCGACACGTAGAAAGAGGATGAGG GTAATTAGTGACGACGGCGCGAGCAGCAGCGGCAGCTCGGTGGTGCTAGGGGGCTCGCGACGCCGCACGCTGCCCGCGCTGCGGGACTCGGACACCGACAGCGACACGTCGGGCTGGGCCACCGACCACTCGGACGCTGCAAAGCCCACGGTCGCGCCTCTCCCCTTGAAGCCAAGCTCTGGGTTTGCATCGGACAGCTCGGAGGGAAATTCGGACAAATGTTCTATCTGTTTGTTAAGATTTAAAGAACAAGAGGTGGGCACACCTCAAAATTGTGAACATATATTCTGCCTGGACTGTATTACAGAGTGGTCTAAGAATGTGAACACTTGTCCAGTGGACAGAATAACATTCAATTCTATTGTGGTGAGAGTATGTGCAGGTGGTCGTGTGTTGCGTACTGAGCCTGTGGTAGTGCAACGCCGCCCCTCCGTGGAGATGATGGTGGTGGAGGACCCTACTGCCTGTGAG ATATGTGGGGATACAGACAGTGAAGAGACAATGTTGCTGTGTGATAGGTGTGACCTTGGTTACCACATGGACTGCCTTTCCCCACCACTCACTCAG GTGCCTTTGGACCACTGGCTCTGTCCACGCTGTCATAGCATTCATGATACATTCACGGATCTCCCTTTGGAGGAGCTAGAGGACCTGTTCAATGATGTCGCAGACATGGAGCTGCCCCAAGGCCCTCGACCCGTTCCTCTGCGGGAAGTTCCTCGTAACGTCAGGAGATCCGCTAGAAACCAGGTGGCCGAACCATCATCCTCGAGCGCTCACAGATTAAGTAGCAATTCAGACATCGGACCTTCAACTTCACAAGGATCACGAGCAACCACAATATCAAGAAGCGGGAGCAATCGCACAAACACCAGGAAAAGGACCACCGGGACACATCGCAGGAAGTATAAGAGGAGGAGAACAAAGACCGTCATAATTGAATATGAAGTGGAAGAAAATGGAAAGTTCCCTGTCAGGAAAACTGTGAGAAGGAAGTTGAAGAAAAGAAAG AGTCGCAAGCGCCAGCCGGCGCCGCGCACGGCGGCGCGGCGCTCGCACGTGCGCGGCTGCGTGCGCGCCCGCCTGGCGGCGCtggcgcccgccgccgcgcccgtgCCGCTGGCCGGGCGGCGCCAGCGCGCCGGGGTACCCGCGCTCAGCCTGTTCGGCGACGCCCACCGGCTCGACTACTTCTCCGAGGAAGAGCAGGACGCGTCGGAGGGCGCGGCCGTCGCCGTCGCCCGCCGCCCGACGCCGAGCATCCTCAGTACCTACAGACAG GCGAGAAGAAAGATGATCTCGATCCCGTCCCCGCCGCACGCGAGCGCCGCGCCGGACATCCTCTCGGGCATCCTCGAGAGCCAGACGCTGCTGCACTCTAAAAGGTCGATCGTGTCGATCTCCGTCGACGGCCAGGTGGACATCAAGCTCGAGAAGCGGCCGCCGAAGGTTCCGGGCGCGAGGAAGGAgggcggcgacggcggcgggCCGCGGGCCGACCCGCTGCGGGCGGCGGGCGGGCCGGCGGGCGCGCGCCAGGTGCCGGCGcacggcgggcgcggcggcggctggGGCGGCGGCTACCGCGGCCGCgtgccgcccgccgcgccgcagcAGCACTAcgcgcccgcgccccgcgcgccgcccgcgccccgccCCGGCGCCGGCGACGACTACTCCCGCCACGGCCCGCTCCACTACTCGCCGCTCGACGACGCGCCCTACGACAGGTCGCGCAGGCCGCCCGAGAACGGTCGCGGGCAAAACTTTCCGAACCGGCGGCCGGACCGGAACAGGTACGGGAACGGCCCGCCGGACCAGAATAGGTACGGGAACGCGCCGCCGGAAATGAACAGGTTCGGCGACGTGCCGCCGGATCAAAATCGATTCGGAAACGGCCCTCCGGAACACAACAGATATGGCAACGGTCCGCCGGAGCAAAACAGATTCGGTAACGGCCCCCCGGAGCAAAACAGATTCGGTAACGGCCCCCCGGAGCAAAACAGATTCGGTAACGGCCCCCCGGAGCAAAACAGATTCGGTAACGGGCCCCCGGAGCAAAACAGATTCGGAAACGGCCCGCCGCAGCAGAACAGATTTGGAGCGGAGCAGAATAGAGGTCCGCAGTCGTGGCGCGCGTACGGCACGCCGGAGCCGCGGCGCTCGGAGCCGTTGACGTCCCCGGCGCCCGGGCCCGCGCGGCACTCGTTCGGCTTCGAAAACCCACTGGACATGCGCACGGCGCCCCCGGCCGCGCCCCCGCCTTCGACGCAGGCCTCGGCCCCGGTCACTCGCGAGTACGCCCCGCTACCGCGCCCGCCTATGCCGCCCATGTTCAAGTACGACAGGCCCGATCTCGACAATACGGAAGACGAGGAGAACGACAACTCTGCGCTCGTCATCGACACGGACAAGTACGACCCGATGGACCCGACCAACGACGACGACAGCCCAGACGAGGCGGCCGCGCCCGCCGCTGGCGTGACCCCCGCTGTGGACGCGGCCCCCGCGACTACGGCCCCCGCGCCGCTGGGCGCCGGCGGGCTGGCGGCCTCGAGCGCCGCGGCGCCCGCGCTGCTGGGCGCCGGCGGGCTGGCGGCGGGCGTGCTGCAGTCGGCCGTGCGCCAGGTGCTGGCGGAGCACGCggccgccgcagccgccgcgCTCAGCGACACGGACGACGACGGCGACTGCCCCAACTTCGCCATCTACTCCGCCACCAGCGTGCACATCGCCAGCGACGCGGCCGggcccgcgccccccgcgcccgccgcgccgtcCCCCGGCGACGAGGAGCTGGTGCAGCGAGAGGACACTcccccccccaccccccaccgccccgccgcgccgcgcccgcgcgaGGACGAGTACAACGAGAAAGTGTCCAAGAGGTGTCCCATTACGACGAACACGCGCAACCCTATTAAGATAAAGCTCAACACGCCGTCGTTGATCAAACGGCAGGTGAGCCTCTACGACGAGGAGGACGCGTTGGTGGACGAAACTGGAGAGGAAGCGGAGGAGGTGGCGGAGAAGACGGAATCCCCGGATCGCGTGAAGTCGCCGCCCGCGGACCTGACGCCGGAACAAAGCGCCGCAGCCCCGGCTGAGGAGACAGTCGTACCCGATTCTACTGAAGACACTGAAGATAAAGATGCGGACGACGACGACGATAAGGTGGAAACGGACAGAGACGCCACCCCCGAACTGGAGGACGAGCCGGCGACCCCGGAGATGGAGGGCGACGCCACGCCGGCGCGGGACGAGCGCCCGGCCCCCGCCGCGGAGGCcgggggcggcggcgccggcgacAGCGACGCCCGGGACGACGACGAGCCGCCCTCCGGCGACGACCGCTCCGACCACGAGCCCGAACTCGCGCTCTCCTCTAAAGACGATAAAGCGGAATGCGTCGACGATGCCATCGAAAAGATGACGGAATCCATTAGCGAGACCGAGGACGAGAGGAGCTACACGCCCTGCCTCGACGAGAACAAGTCCAAGGACACCTCGCTGGAGACCGAGAAGGAGAAGGGCATAGAGGGCCTCGACACCGAGATGATATCCGAGGAGGAGGGCAACGACATGTTCTCGGACGAGGAGCAGAGGCCGCCTTCCGCGTCGGCCTCCgccccgccgcgccgcgccgacgaCGACAGCAAGCGCAAGAAGAAGAAAGACTCCAAGAAAGAGGGCAAGGACAAGAAAGGCAAAAACAAAAAGGGCGACGTCGCGTTCAAGAAGCTCAGCAAGAACGGCAAGGAGCGGAACTACCGCGACAAGGACAAGAAGAAGGAGCGGCGCGACTCCGCCGACGCGGCCGAGCGCAAGCTGCGGCGCAAGGAGAAGCGCAAGGACCTCGAGCGCTACGACGTGCGCACCGTCGTCACCGAGAAGCGCAAGCGCGTCAAGGACGCCTTCGGCCGCGACGTGTCCCCGCGGCGCTCCGCCTCCGAGCCGGGCTCCGCCTCCCCGCGCTCCGCctccccgcgccgccgccgccgcagccccGCCGACCGCGCCCGCCGCTCCGTCTCGCCGCGGAGGAAGTCCCTCTCCCCCCGCAGGAGGTCCATCACCCCGAGGAGAAAGTCGATCACGCCGCGGAGGAAGTCCATCTCGCCGCGGAGGACGTCCGTGTCGCCGAGAAGAAAGTCCATCTCACCGCGAAGGAAATCGATATCGCCGAGGAGAAAGTCGCTGTCTCCGCGGCGCAAGTCCCCGTCCCCGCGGCGGCGCTCCGCGTCGCGCGGCCGCAAGCCGTCGCCGGCGCGGCGCCGCCGCTCGGCGTCCCGCGGCCGCAAGCGGCGCCGCTCGCCCAGCCGCAGCCCCAAGCCCGCCAAGCCCAAGAAGAAGAAGCGCGCGCGCTCCGAGCGGCCCTCGCCGCGCCGCCGCTCGCCGCCGCGCAAGGCGCCCAAgcggcgccgcgcccgccgcagcCGCTCCGCCtcggccgccgcgcccgccgcctgGTCGCCCGCGCAGCTGTCGGCGCCGCCCTCGCCGCgcacgccgccgcccgcgccgcccgcgccgcgccaccACCGCCGCGACCCCGagcgccgccaccgccgcggCAAGTCCTCCGGGCCCTCCAAGGAGGTGTTCACGTCCGGCGACAACATCCTCGTCAGCGTCAGCTTCAAGGACCAGGAGCGCGACCGCGACGCCGGCGAGAAGCGCAAGCGGCGCGAGGCGAAGCGCGACAAGCGGCGGAAACGCCGCCGGccgaccgccgccgccgccgaggtGGAGACGGCCAAGCCGGTGGCCATCATCGACCTCGAGCGTTCGCCGTTCCGCGAGATCACGCCGTCACCCAAGAACGTGATCGTGCTGAGCGACAGCGACCACGGCGAGGCGGAGGGCgcccgcgcggcggcggcggcggcggcgcccgaGGCCCCCGAGCACCACGTGGGCCCCAAGACGCCGCCCGAGCCGGCCGCGCCGCCCGTCAAGTTCTCGCTGCCCGCCAAGCCGGCGCcggccgcgcgcgccgccaACCCGCTGCGCGACGACGAGCGGCCCGACGAGGCCCGCGGGCCCAGCACGCCGCCCGACTCGCCCGACGCCTACGACCCCTTCGAGCCCACCCGCTCCGCCTCCGcctcgcccgcgcccgccgccgcgcccgccagcCCGCCGCGCCCGCACATCACGCTCGAGGGCGCGCAGAAGACCAACATGTCCGCCGACGACGTCATCGACCGCCGCCCGATCTCGCCGATCGAGAAGGTGATGGCGCTGCTGCAGTCCACGCGCGACGTGTCCCCGGAGCCGCCGCCGGGCGACCCGGGCGCGGCGCCGCCCGAGCCGGCCCCGGCGCCGgcgcccgcccccgcgcccgcctcggcgcccgcccccgcccccgcgcccgcgccccccCCGCCGGCGGCGCCGCCGCGCATCGTGCTGCCGTCGCCGACGCGCTCGCAGCCGCCGAAGCTGTTCCTGGCGAAGCCGTCCCCGATCAAATCGAACCCGGTGAAGCCGATGCAGGCGACCAAGATCTCGCGGCTGCCGCTGCCCACCGCGCGGCGCGACCTCGACGGGGACGATTCGCCCTACTCGCCGGGCTCGAGCGACTTCGGCGACTTGTTCGAGCCCCCGGGCTCCGCCCCCACCGGCAAGTCCGGCAAGCGGGACACATTCGACTCGCTCTTCGACAAGCCCCCCAAGGGACGCAAGAACAAGTCCTCCGCAGCGAAGGTGCCCGTCAAACTTAACCGGAAGAAAG GCAACAAAACACAGGTGGGAGTCAAAATAGACGAAGACAACCTGAAGATACTGGATGACCTGCCCAGCTCCGCGGTCGAGATGCAAGTCAAGAGCAAA TTCCTCAAAAAGCTGAACCGGCAGGAGCGCGTGGTGGAGGAGGTGAAGCTCGTGCTGAAGCCGCACTACAACAAGAAGCACGTCACCAAGGACGAGTACAAGGATATCCTGCGACGCTGCGTGCCCAAG ATCTGTCACAACAAATCTGGGGAGATCAACCCGGCCAAGATCCAGGCGCTTGTGGAGGCCTACGTGAAGAAGATCCGCAAGAAGCATAAGCTAGGGCTCGCGTAG
- the LOC126371171 gene encoding zinc finger C4H2 domain-containing protein, whose protein sequence is MTAENEREIYHKLEAMKEIRNKTITLERLKRSIMNEVRSGDQESRCLAQYKREMELLQQEKMSHVEELRQIHADINAMEQVIKQTEESMTRKLSTASRLHEDYRPLKAEVDLLRRQCLGLDRLPDLHEEEGSPITPDRFPPLSAAPARAVPSFLAPPPPRKPPPPPPAFRSALDQDFITVSLRQQPPPMKSCLSCHQQIHRNAPICPLCKAKSRSRNPKKPKKK, encoded by the exons ATGACTGCTGAAAACGAACGCGAAATATATCACAAATTAGAAGCCATGAAGGAGATCAG GAACAAGACGATAACCCTGGAGCGTCTGAAGCGCAGCATCATGAACGAGGTGCGCAGCGGTGACCAGGAGAGCCGCTGCCTGGCGCAGTACAAGCGCGAGATGGAGCTGCTGCAGCAGGAGAAGATGAGTCACGTCGAGGAGCTGCGCCAAATACACGCAGACATCAACGCG ATGGAGCAGGTGATAAAACAGACAGAGGAGAGCATGACGCGCAAGCTGTCGACGGCGTCGCGGCTGCACGAGGACTACCGGCCGCTGAAGGCCGAGGTGGACCTGCTGCGGCGGCAGTGCCTCGGCCTCGACCGCCTGCCCGACCTGCACGAGGAGGAGGGCAGCCCTATCACACCTGA TCGCTTCCCGCCGCTgtcggcggcgccggcgcgggcgGTGCCGTCGTTcctggcgccgccgccgccgcgcaagccgccgccgccgccgcccgcatTCAGGTCTGCCCTCGACCAAGATTTCATTACCGTCTCGCTGAG GCAGCAGCCGCCGCCCATGAAGTCCTGCCTGTCGTGCCACCAGCAGATCCACCGCAACGCACCCATCTGCCCGCTCTGCAAGGCCAAGAGCCGCTCAAGGAACCCCAAGAAACCCAAGAAGAAATAG